The genomic interval GATATCACTCAGTTCAGGGGGTGGTACTATGTGTCTGTCACACGTCCGGTATCGTAGAGTCTGCATGGTGACCGTGGTGGACCTGACGCTGCCGGGCGACGCGTTACCGCTCGGTGACGTGCTCCTCGAGGACGAGGATGCGCGTATCAAACCCGAGCGGATGGCGCCCATCAGCGACGACGTCCTCCCCTTCTTCTGGATATCCGACGGCTCCGTCGGGAACATCGAGCGAGCCCTCGCCGAGGAGTCGACGGTCGAATCCACCGAGCGACTGGCGTCTGTCGACGGCCGCCACCTGTACGCGATGGAGTGGGCCGGCGACCTGGGAGTCGTGGTCGAGTCGCTCGAAGCGACGGACGGCGTCATCCTCGACGGCGTCGGTGAGCAGGGTCGGTGGGAGCTCCGCATCCGGTTCCCGAGTCACGACCGTCTGCGGGAGTTCGCCGACCGCTGCCGGGCGTCCGACGTCAGGTTCGACGTCGGTGGCATCTACAACCCGCACGTCCCGACGGCGAAGGACGTCCTCACGCCCACGCAGTGGGAGACGCTCAACGTCGCGTACGAACGCGGCTACTTCGAGGTGCCACGGCAGTCGACGCTCGCCGACCTCTCGGAACAGTTCGGCGTCACGGAGCAGGCCGTCTCCCAGCGACTCCGGCGCGCCCTCAACGGTCTCGTCGGGAGCGTTCGGTTCGACTCGCCGTAGCGACGCTCAGAGAACAGGCGACAGCCGGTGGTGATACGACGAGCGGTGTCGAGACTCTCGGCCGAGTGGGTCGTGGTCCGTCGCCGACAGAAAACGGGGGCTGCGTGTCAGAGGCACAGCATCCCGTGGGCACGCCGGGGTCGTACCGGTCTCCCGCCTCCGCTCCCCACCAGTGGAGTGCCGGTGAACACGGACTGTACCTTCGTGCCCTACCCGAGAGGAGTGGTAGTGCGGCTTACGTTCGCGGGTTCAACAGTCTACGCGTTTATTAGCGGTGCTCGTCGGTGAACGGCGTCGAACCGGGTGGTATCGGGTCGCCGGACGGCGGTCGACCCGCCGCCGTCCGCCGTGCGTCTGACGATGAGTTATGACAGTTCGCACGTACGCGCGAACATGGGAGAGACCGAGACCATCACGGTGGCGGAGGTGAGCGACGGTGTCGGCGGCGTCGGCACCGCCGGCACCGACGTATCACTGCCCTCCGTCGAAGTGCTGACCGGTCGCGGGTTCGTCACCGGGAAGTCCGGGTCGGGGAAGTCGAACACCGCGAGCGTCGTCATCGAGAAACTGCTCGACCGGGGGTTCCCGGTCCTCATCGTCGACATCGACGGCGAGTACTACGGGCTGAAGGAGAAGTACGAGATCCTCCACGTGGGCGACGACGAGGAGTGCGACATCCAGGTGAGCGCCGAACACGCCGAGAAGATAGCCGACCTCGCGCTCGTCGAGAACGTCCCCATCATCCTCGACGTCTCCTCGTTCCTCGACGAACGGGAAGCCGCCGACCTGCTGACGGAGGTCGCGAAACAGCTGTTCGCGAAAGAGAAGAAGCTGAAGAAGCCGTTCCTCCTCGTCGTCGAAGAGGTCCACGAGTGGATTCCCGAGGGCGGCGGGATGGGCGAGTGCGGTCGGATGCTCATCAAGGTCGGCAAGCGCGGTCGGAAACACGGCCTCGGTATCATGGGCATCAGCCAGCGGCCGGCCGACGTGAAGAAGGACTTCATCACGCAGTGCGACTGGCTCTGCTGGCACCGCCTGACGTGGCGTAACGACACGAAGGTCGTCAAGCGCGTGCTGGGGAGCGAGTACGCCGAAGCCGTCGAGGGACTGAACGACGGCGAGGCGTTCCTCGTCACCGACTGGGAGGAGGAGGTGCGGCGGGTGCAGTTCCAGCGCAAGAAGACGTTCGACGCGGGCGCGACGCCCGGTCTCGACGACTTCCAGCGCCCCGACCTGAAGAGCGTCAGCGACGACCTGGTCGGCGAACTCCAGACCATCACCGAGGAGCAGAACGCCCGCGAGGACCGCATCGCCGAACTCGAAGCCGAGGTGCGCGAGAAGGAGAACCGCATCGAGATGCTCGAACGCGACCTGGAGGACGCCCGCGACCTCTCGCAGATGGCCGACCAGTTCGCCGCCGCGCTGTTCGACCACCCCGGTCGCTCGCGGATGCAACTGCGACGCGACCGTGAGCACGAGGACGACGCCGAAGGGA from Halomarina salina carries:
- a CDS encoding helicase HerA domain-containing protein — protein: MGETETITVAEVSDGVGGVGTAGTDVSLPSVEVLTGRGFVTGKSGSGKSNTASVVIEKLLDRGFPVLIVDIDGEYYGLKEKYEILHVGDDEECDIQVSAEHAEKIADLALVENVPIILDVSSFLDEREAADLLTEVAKQLFAKEKKLKKPFLLVVEEVHEWIPEGGGMGECGRMLIKVGKRGRKHGLGIMGISQRPADVKKDFITQCDWLCWHRLTWRNDTKVVKRVLGSEYAEAVEGLNDGEAFLVTDWEEEVRRVQFQRKKTFDAGATPGLDDFQRPDLKSVSDDLVGELQTITEEQNAREDRIAELEAEVREKENRIEMLERDLEDARDLSQMADQFAAALFDHPGRSRMQLRRDREHEDDAEGTEQATLEESHDPAVETTPWPAPDADDPSMVGGSDDATASAEATDAEREAEASTAATNGTENTDDEAATDERIEAAMASLTGAGAVPETSSGGDDTAATNGTSGTTASAPTASDDWADAGMRSTSTSGERDASGSTSAGAATTPWPDASPAAARDDSTTADGAKSSDAGGSDGGEHGASAARADDERRDGDGRHGAEADGERPVVARARAVLSDLDEPTREMLVEYRDRGPCTPVDAHVATGGDGESERTLAYSKNSALREAGLIRHAGRGRYAYALPTFVAAASGDHLDEGVAEDVVEAIEAGLLR
- a CDS encoding helix-turn-helix domain-containing protein, encoding MVTVVDLTLPGDALPLGDVLLEDEDARIKPERMAPISDDVLPFFWISDGSVGNIERALAEESTVESTERLASVDGRHLYAMEWAGDLGVVVESLEATDGVILDGVGEQGRWELRIRFPSHDRLREFADRCRASDVRFDVGGIYNPHVPTAKDVLTPTQWETLNVAYERGYFEVPRQSTLADLSEQFGVTEQAVSQRLRRALNGLVGSVRFDSP